One Methylosinus sp. LW4 genomic region harbors:
- a CDS encoding NAD-dependent succinate-semialdehyde dehydrogenase: MAYETVNPASGARLKSFDDISEAALESAVATAQWAYSTDWRDRPVGQRARVLSKAAALMRERENEYAGYVTLEMGKLSGEAWAEVQLSAAILDYYASHAEEFSKPRTLSGFPDSVLETRPIGAILAIEPWNFPYYQVARVVGPQLAAGNVVLLKHAESVPQCALAFERLMRDAGAPAGVFTNLFASIEQIGRLIDDPRIVGVTVTGSERAGSAVAERAGRNLKKVVAELGGSDPLIVLEDAPLESTVDSAIFGRMFNMGQSCVSSKRIIVVGRERGQAFQNAFVKGMAGLKVGEPTAEDTGLGPMSSERALNLLLDQISAAKRGGATVAAGGARIDRPGFYLQATVLTDITSENPVYSQELFGPVASLFVVDTEEEAIALANATPFGLGGSVFAGDTARGRAVADRIESGMVFVNQPAWTAPELPFGGVKRSGYGRELSELGFGEFVNRKLVTVVQAGSPPWGPVQSG; this comes from the coding sequence ATGGCTTACGAAACGGTGAACCCAGCGTCGGGAGCACGTTTGAAGTCCTTCGACGATATCTCCGAGGCGGCGCTCGAATCGGCCGTCGCCACTGCTCAATGGGCCTATTCGACGGACTGGCGCGATCGCCCTGTCGGGCAACGCGCTCGAGTTCTTTCCAAAGCGGCGGCGCTGATGCGGGAGCGTGAAAATGAGTATGCCGGCTACGTGACCCTCGAGATGGGCAAGCTCTCGGGAGAGGCCTGGGCCGAGGTTCAGCTTTCCGCGGCGATCCTCGATTACTACGCCAGCCACGCCGAGGAATTCTCGAAGCCCAGGACCTTGTCCGGCTTCCCCGACAGCGTGCTCGAGACCCGGCCGATCGGAGCGATCCTGGCGATCGAGCCATGGAATTTCCCCTACTACCAGGTGGCTCGCGTGGTCGGCCCGCAACTCGCCGCGGGCAATGTCGTGCTGCTCAAGCACGCCGAAAGTGTGCCGCAATGCGCGCTGGCCTTCGAGCGGCTGATGCGCGACGCCGGAGCGCCTGCAGGCGTCTTCACCAACCTCTTCGCCAGCATCGAGCAAATCGGTCGCCTGATTGACGATCCCCGCATCGTCGGGGTGACCGTCACCGGTAGCGAGCGCGCCGGCTCCGCCGTGGCCGAGCGGGCTGGACGCAATCTGAAAAAAGTTGTCGCCGAGCTGGGCGGCAGCGACCCGCTCATCGTCCTCGAGGATGCGCCGCTCGAGTCCACGGTCGACAGCGCCATCTTCGGCCGGATGTTCAACATGGGCCAGAGCTGCGTGTCGTCCAAGCGCATCATCGTGGTCGGCCGGGAGCGAGGACAGGCGTTCCAGAACGCCTTTGTCAAAGGCATGGCGGGACTGAAAGTCGGCGAGCCGACCGCGGAAGACACTGGGCTCGGGCCGATGTCTTCTGAGCGGGCATTGAACCTTCTGCTGGACCAGATCAGCGCCGCCAAGAGGGGCGGCGCGACAGTGGCGGCCGGCGGCGCACGTATCGACCGGCCGGGCTTTTATCTGCAGGCGACGGTCCTGACAGACATAACCTCGGAAAATCCGGTTTATTCGCAGGAGCTATTCGGTCCCGTTGCGTCACTTTTTGTCGTCGACACCGAGGAGGAGGCGATCGCCCTCGCCAACGCCACCCCGTTCGGTCTCGGCGGCTCGGTCTTCGCCGGCGATACAGCGCGCGGCCGCGCGGTCGCCGATCGGATCGAGAGTGGAATGGTCTTTGTGAACCAGCCGGCATGGACGGCCCCGGAGCTGCCGTTCGGCGGCGTCAAGCGCTCTGGCTACGGCCGCGAGCTGTCGGAGCTGGGTTTCGGCGAGTTTGTCAATCGCAAGCTGGTCACTGTCGTTCAGGCTGGCTCCCCTCCATGGGGACCGGTCCAATCCGGCTGA
- a CDS encoding tautomerase family protein: MPLWKVYTPVGAYSDADKAEFVTKITEAYGTVPIPAFYVVVIFEEVAANNIFVGGKPHPKFVRFKIDQMARTANGAVVRSWWVHTIDSFIAPWVKDRGFDWEVTVDELPADLWSIQGQIPPPFESVAEKRWIAENKVSPYSSHETIPASGKIWNAGVVGS, translated from the coding sequence ATGCCGCTATGGAAGGTTTATACTCCGGTCGGGGCCTACTCGGACGCCGACAAGGCGGAGTTCGTGACGAAGATCACCGAAGCGTATGGCACGGTTCCCATTCCAGCGTTTTATGTCGTGGTCATCTTCGAGGAGGTGGCGGCGAACAACATTTTCGTCGGCGGTAAGCCGCATCCGAAGTTCGTGCGATTCAAAATCGACCAGATGGCCCGAACGGCGAATGGCGCTGTTGTGAGAAGCTGGTGGGTTCACACCATCGATAGCTTTATCGCCCCTTGGGTCAAGGATCGCGGATTCGACTGGGAGGTCACGGTGGATGAGCTTCCAGCCGACCTCTGGTCGATTCAAGGCCAAATTCCGCCTCCTTTCGAGTCCGTAGCGGAGAAGCGCTGGATCGCGGAAAACAAGGTCAGCCCATACTCCAGTCACGAGACGATTCCGGCCAGTGGGAAGATTTGGAACGCCGGCGTCGTCGGCTCCTGA
- a CDS encoding enoyl-CoA hydratase-related protein, with amino-acid sequence MEKESVIARRDLIKATASATVIPAITAATSALGAEQEHQTPLAQNASNAPTAHARTLVEAQLGPHTKLTIERRGQVALFGLNRPGAHNRVDPETFQALARALYDYDHDPSLRVAILFGHGDSFSRGVDVEAYRTVANSGGPLAGLTQVVNPLNFGAQRTKPLIAAVHGDTWNMAHEFFLSADIRVAASNTDFGQDENSHGRFPGGGSTVRFIREAGWGNAMRYMLTGDHWTAQDAYRMGVLQDIAETPRGALDRAFEIATKIAACAPLGVQTTLASAHLAIDSSEAEAFSKLGAQYAALYRTKDFIEGLTAQAESRRPVFHGD; translated from the coding sequence ATGGAAAAAGAATCCGTTATTGCCCGCCGCGACCTGATCAAGGCGACCGCATCTGCAACCGTGATTCCGGCAATCACAGCGGCGACCTCCGCACTCGGCGCGGAGCAGGAGCATCAAACTCCGCTCGCGCAAAACGCTTCTAATGCGCCGACGGCGCATGCCAGGACGCTTGTAGAAGCGCAGCTCGGGCCACATACGAAATTGACGATCGAACGCCGCGGACAGGTGGCGCTGTTTGGCTTAAATCGACCAGGAGCTCATAATCGCGTCGACCCCGAAACATTTCAGGCGTTGGCGAGAGCCCTCTACGACTATGATCACGATCCCTCCCTACGAGTCGCGATCTTATTCGGCCACGGCGACAGTTTTTCTCGCGGCGTCGATGTCGAAGCTTACAGGACTGTCGCGAACAGCGGCGGTCCCCTCGCAGGCCTGACCCAAGTCGTCAATCCGCTGAACTTCGGCGCCCAGCGTACGAAGCCGCTCATAGCCGCCGTCCACGGCGACACTTGGAACATGGCGCACGAATTCTTCCTCTCGGCGGACATCCGCGTAGCGGCGAGCAACACCGACTTCGGACAGGATGAGAACTCGCACGGCCGCTTCCCCGGCGGCGGCTCGACGGTTAGATTCATTCGCGAGGCAGGCTGGGGCAACGCGATGCGATATATGCTAACCGGCGATCATTGGACCGCCCAGGACGCATATCGAATGGGCGTCCTGCAAGACATAGCGGAGACGCCCCGAGGCGCTCTCGATCGCGCATTTGAAATCGCCACGAAGATCGCGGCATGTGCGCCACTTGGCGTGCAGACGACTCTGGCGTCAGCGCATTTGGCGATCGATTCGAGCGAGGCCGAAGCCTTTTCCAAGCTCGGCGCCCAATACGCCGCGCTCTATCGCACCAAAGACTTCATCGAAGGCCTGACCGCGCAGGCGGAAAGTCGCCGGCCTGTTTTCCATGGCGACTGA
- a CDS encoding winged helix-turn-helix transcriptional regulator: protein MSDKDPLLDPCPIARSLALVGDAWSMLILRDAQMGLTRFDQFRKSLGIAPTILTRRLTTLTEEGLLQKRRYSERPPREEYLLTTAGRDFLPVLFMIGAWGSQYRGGGKLTRFLDAETGVEIKPVAVDEVTGAKIGTRPIRIVSPNSG from the coding sequence ATGAGCGATAAAGACCCTCTCCTCGACCCCTGCCCGATCGCGCGAAGCCTGGCTCTCGTCGGCGATGCGTGGAGCATGCTGATCCTGCGGGACGCGCAGATGGGGCTCACGCGCTTCGACCAATTCCGCAAGAGCCTCGGCATCGCGCCGACGATCCTGACCCGGCGGCTGACGACGCTGACGGAAGAGGGATTGCTGCAGAAGCGGCGCTACTCGGAACGTCCTCCGCGCGAGGAGTATCTGCTGACGACCGCCGGGCGCGATTTTTTGCCGGTTCTCTTCATGATCGGAGCGTGGGGAAGCCAATATCGTGGCGGAGGTAAGTTGACGCGTTTTTTGGACGCTGAAACAGGGGTGGAGATCAAGCCTGTGGCCGTGGATGAGGTCACAGGCGCGAAGATCGGGACACGCCCAATTCGCATCGTCTCGCCGAACAGCGGCTGA